The following proteins are encoded in a genomic region of Liolophura sinensis isolate JHLJ2023 chromosome 7, CUHK_Ljap_v2, whole genome shotgun sequence:
- the LOC135471538 gene encoding 2-iminobutanoate/2-iminopropanoate deaminase-like translates to MSQVIRRIISTPKAPKAIGPYSQAVAVDKTLYVSGQLGLNPESMELPEDVATQTKQALQNIGSILESANSSFSKVVKTTILLADINDYATVNSVYGTFFSAPFPARAAYQVANLPKLAKVEIEAIAIIGDVKDQ, encoded by the exons ATGTCACAAGTAATTCGTCGTATAATCAGCACACCAAAGGCCCCGAAAGCCATTGGACCGTATAG CCAGGCTGTGGCAGTTGATAAGACCCTATATGTCTCAGGACAACTTGGGCTCAATCCTGAATCCATGGAGTTGCCTGAAGATGTGGCAACTCAAACAAAACAG GCACTACAGAACATAGGAAGCATCCTCGAGTCTGCAAATTCATCATTCAGCAAAG TGGTGAAAACAACTATCTTGCTGgctgatatcaatgattatgcCACTGTCAATTCTGTCTATGGAACAT ttttttctGCTCCCTTTCCTGCGCGTGCAGCCTACCAGGTGGCCAATCTGCCAAAG CTGGCTAAAGTTGAAATTGAAGCCATTGCCATCATTGGTGATGTGAAGGACCAGTGA